The nucleotide sequence TGTCGGAGGCGGCCACTTGATTGCATCCATTGATTGCATCGGGGGACCGATCAACCCGCAGGAAACGTGCCCGTCGCCAGCGGGTCCCGAGGGCCGGCGATGCCTCCAACGGGTGCGATCAACCCCCTTGATCGGGTGCATTGATCGCACGCGGAACGCTTCGCCACGGTGCGGCGCGGCCTGCCGCGGGCCGCGCGCGACCCGCTCGCGGCACCCGCGCGGAAATTTTTTCGCGCCCGCATGCGGCACCGCTGCGCCTTGATCGCAACTTGATTGCATCACCGGCTCCGCGCCCTGGCACATGGCGTGCGAAGAAGGAGGGGCGCAGACGCTGCTGCGTTCCTCTCCTTCATCCCTTTCACCGGAGTACCCCATGCCCACCGTGACCCGTCCCCGCAACGAAAAAGGCGAGTTCCTCGTCGACTACGAAGAGAAGGTGTTCGAAGACGTGAAGGCCGAACCCGGCGAGAAGGCGCTCGTGACCTTCCACACCGTGGCCTTCGAAGGCTCGATCGGCTTCGTGAACCTGCTGCAGGCCACGCGCCTGCGCCGCAAGGGCTTCGAAACCTCGATCCTGCTCTACGGCCCCGGCGTCACGCTGGGCGTGCAGCGCGGCTTTCCGACCCTGGGCGACGAGGCCTTCCCGGGCCACCAGAACTTCAACAAGCAGATCGCGACCTTCATCGGCGAGGGCGGCAAGGTCTACGCCTGCCGCTTCGCGCTGCAGGCCCTCTACGGCCACGGCGAAGGCGCGCTGATCGAAGGCATCAAGCCGATCAACCCGCTCGACGTGCTCGACCTGATCCTGCTGCACCGCAAGGCCAACGCCTTCATCCTCGACACCTGGACGCTGTGATGCCCACCCCCGTTGCTTGCTCACTTCGTGTAGCCGCCTCCCCCCTCGAGGGGGCAACACCAGCGGCCCGGCAAAGCCGGTTCCGCGGTGTTTCCCGAACGGGCCTCGCTGCGCTCGCCGCGGCATCGCGCTGAGGTGCGGCGATGGGGACCTCCAATTCTTCCCGCATCGTCCGCGCCGCGGCGATCCAGATCGCGCCGGACTTCGACCGTCCCGATGGCACGCTCGATCGGGTGTGCAGCGCGATCGACGAGGCCGCTTCGAAGGGCGCGCAGCTCGCGGTCTTCCCCGAGACCTTCGTGCCCTACTACCCCTACTTCAGCTTCGTGCTGCCGCCGGTGCTGCAGGGCGCGCCGCACCTGCGGCTGGCCGAGCGCGCGGTGGTCGTGCCCGGTCCGGTCACGCAGGCCGTGGCCGAGCGGGCACGCGCACGCGGCGTGGTGGTGGTGCTCGGCGTCAACGAGCGCGACCACGGCAGCCTCTACAACACGCAGCTGGTGTTCGATGCCGACGGCACGCTCGTGCTCAAGCGCCGCAAGATCACGCCGACCTATCACGAGCGCATGGTCTGGGGCCAGGGCGACGGCGCCGGGCTCAAGGTGGTCGACACCGCCATCGGCCGCGTCGGCGCGCTGGCCTGCTGGGAGCACTACAACCCGCTGGCGCGCTACAGCCTGATGGCGCAGCACGAGGAGATCCACTGCGCGCAGTTCCCGGGCTCGCTGGTGGGCCCGATCTTCGCCGAGCAGATGGAGGTCACGATCCGCCACCACGCGCTCGAGTCGGGCTGCTTCGTGGTCAACGCCACCGGCTGGCTCAGCGACGAGCAGATCCGCAGCGTCACGCCTGACCCCGACCTGCAGAAGGCGCTGCGCGGCGGCTGCCACACGGCCATCGTCTCGCCCGAGGGCCGGCATCTCGCGCCGCCGCTCACCGAGGGCGAAGGCATGGTGATCGCCGACCTCGACATGGCGCTGATCGCCAAACGCAAGCGAATGATGGATTCGGTCGGCCACTACGCGCGCCCCGAGCTGCTCTCGCTCGCCATCGACGACCGACCCGCGGCCACCACCGTGCCGATGCACACCCTTTCTTCCCACCCACGGAGCCCCGACCATGACGACGACCGCCGCCCTCGCACCGAATCCCGCACCGAATTCCGCGCCGGTGGACAGCCGCCAGCTGATGACGGAGCTCCAGTCCTTCGGGTTGCGGCTGGCTGACCCCGGCGCGGGTGCCGCCAGCCGCCGCGGCGGCGCCGGCCCCTCGGACCACAAGGCCGTGCTGGTCGACGGCCACACGATCATGGTGCCGGTCCACACCGCGAGCGCCTGGCATTCGCCGTTCACGGCCGAGGCGCCGAACGCGCAGGGCGTGAGCCGCGTGATGCGCGGCAGCATCCCGATCGCGAACATCGCCTTTCCGCGCCAGCCGCGCTTCTACGGAATGCAGACCTTCGACGGCGTGCCCTACTCGCACATCGCCACGCTGCACGGCAGCGACGTGCTCGCCACCACCGTGCTGCAGACCTGCATCCGCTACGAGAGCCGGCGCAAGAGCTGCAAGTTCTGCGCGATCGGCCAGTCGCTCGCGGCCGGCCGCACCGTGGCGCACAAGACGCCGCAGCAGCTCGCCGAGGTGGCGCGCGCGGCCGTGCTGCTCGACGGCGTGAAGCACATGGTGCTGACCACCGGCACGCCCAACGCCACCGACCGCGGCGCGGCGGTGCTGTGCGAGAGCGCCTTCGCGATCAAGGCCGCGGTCGACATCCCGATCCAGGGCCAGTGCGAGCCGCCCGACGACGACCGCTGGTTCCAGCGCATGAAGGCCGCGGGCATCGACACGCTGGGCATGCACCTGGAGGTGGTCACGCCCGAGGTGCGCGAACGCATCATGCCGGGCAAGGCCAGCGTGCCGGTGTCGCGCTACATGAGCGCCTTCGAGGCCGCGGTGGCGGTGTTCGGCCGCGGCCAGGTCAGCACCTACATCCTCGCGGGCCTCGGCGATTCGCGCGAGGCCATCCTCTCGATCTGCGACGAGCTGCTCGCGCGCGGCGTCTACCCCTTCGTCGTGCCCTTCGTGCCGATCAGCGGCACGCCGCTCGAGGACCATCCCGCGCCCACGCCCGAGTTCATGAAGTCGCTGCTCGAGCCGCTGGGCCGGCGCGTCGC is from Variovorax paradoxus and encodes:
- a CDS encoding Nit6803 family nitriliase, with the protein product MGTSNSSRIVRAAAIQIAPDFDRPDGTLDRVCSAIDEAASKGAQLAVFPETFVPYYPYFSFVLPPVLQGAPHLRLAERAVVVPGPVTQAVAERARARGVVVVLGVNERDHGSLYNTQLVFDADGTLVLKRRKITPTYHERMVWGQGDGAGLKVVDTAIGRVGALACWEHYNPLARYSLMAQHEEIHCAQFPGSLVGPIFAEQMEVTIRHHALESGCFVVNATGWLSDEQIRSVTPDPDLQKALRGGCHTAIVSPEGRHLAPPLTEGEGMVIADLDMALIAKRKRMMDSVGHYARPELLSLAIDDRPAATTVPMHTLSSHPRSPDHDDDRRPRTESRTEFRAGGQPPADDGAPVLRVAAG
- a CDS encoding MSMEG_0572 family nitrogen starvation response protein — encoded protein: MPTVTRPRNEKGEFLVDYEEKVFEDVKAEPGEKALVTFHTVAFEGSIGFVNLLQATRLRRKGFETSILLYGPGVTLGVQRGFPTLGDEAFPGHQNFNKQIATFIGEGGKVYACRFALQALYGHGEGALIEGIKPINPLDVLDLILLHRKANAFILDTWTL
- a CDS encoding MSMEG_0568 family radical SAM protein translates to MTELQSFGLRLADPGAGAASRRGGAGPSDHKAVLVDGHTIMVPVHTASAWHSPFTAEAPNAQGVSRVMRGSIPIANIAFPRQPRFYGMQTFDGVPYSHIATLHGSDVLATTVLQTCIRYESRRKSCKFCAIGQSLAAGRTVAHKTPQQLAEVARAAVLLDGVKHMVLTTGTPNATDRGAAVLCESAFAIKAAVDIPIQGQCEPPDDDRWFQRMKAAGIDTLGMHLEVVTPEVRERIMPGKASVPVSRYMSAFEAAVAVFGRGQVSTYILAGLGDSREAILSICDELLARGVYPFVVPFVPISGTPLEDHPAPTPEFMKSLLEPLGRRVAAAGLRSADIKAGCGKCGACSSLSVYEA